A stretch of the Streptomyces sp. NBC_01428 genome encodes the following:
- a CDS encoding RNA polymerase subunit sigma-70 encodes MSADTRLEELGVSGLGEVDESAFSGLAERHRRELHVHCYRMLGSFEDAEDTVQETFLRAWRRRETFEGRSTFRAWLYRIATNACLDLLARCRPEPASGGEVRWLQPYPDLLLDELPAGDADEPETLAVARETIELAYLVAVQHLAPRPRAVLILRDVVGWPAKDVADLLGDSVNSVNSALQRARAGMREHLPAERQDWTGGEQDAGTRELVRRYADASVATDIDRLAALLRDDVRCSMPPTPGLHVGRDAVVDDWVESGFESMKGLRAVPTSVNRQPAVAFYLWREREGAYLPLTIDVLRVTGGTITEIVTFHDDRFTRLGLLERLPADGTE; translated from the coding sequence ATGAGTGCGGACACACGGCTGGAGGAGCTGGGTGTGAGCGGGCTGGGCGAGGTCGACGAGTCGGCGTTCTCGGGGCTGGCGGAGCGGCACCGGCGGGAGCTGCACGTGCACTGCTACCGGATGCTCGGGTCGTTCGAGGACGCCGAGGACACCGTGCAGGAGACGTTCCTGCGTGCCTGGCGTCGGAGGGAGACCTTCGAGGGGCGCTCGACGTTCCGGGCCTGGCTGTACCGGATCGCCACCAACGCCTGCCTGGACCTGCTCGCCAGATGTCGCCCGGAGCCCGCCTCCGGCGGCGAGGTCCGGTGGCTGCAGCCCTACCCGGACCTGCTCCTCGACGAGTTGCCCGCGGGCGACGCGGACGAGCCGGAGACCCTCGCTGTCGCGCGGGAGACGATCGAGCTCGCCTACCTGGTCGCGGTCCAGCACCTCGCGCCGCGCCCGCGGGCCGTGCTGATCCTGCGGGACGTGGTCGGATGGCCCGCGAAGGACGTCGCGGACCTCCTCGGAGACTCCGTCAACTCCGTCAACAGCGCGCTGCAGCGGGCACGCGCCGGTATGCGCGAACACCTGCCCGCCGAGCGACAGGACTGGACCGGCGGCGAACAGGACGCCGGGACGCGTGAGCTGGTGCGCCGCTATGCCGATGCCAGCGTGGCGACGGACATCGACCGACTCGCCGCACTGCTACGGGACGACGTGCGCTGCTCGATGCCGCCGACGCCAGGGCTGCACGTCGGCCGCGACGCGGTGGTCGACGACTGGGTCGAGAGCGGCTTCGAGAGCATGAAGGGCCTGCGCGCCGTCCCCACGTCCGTGAATCGTCAGCCCGCCGTCGCCTTCTACCTGTGGCGAGAGCGGGAAGGCGCGTACCTGCCGCTGACGATCGACGTCCTGCGTGTCACCGGCGGGACGATCACCGAGATCGTCACGTTCCACGACGACCGGTTCACTCGGCTCGGGCTGCTGGAGCGTCTGCCGGCGGACGGCACCGAGTAG
- a CDS encoding maleylpyruvate isomerase family mycothiol-dependent enzyme produces MDSVAGQDVRRPLPDGLGTAIRGTARDIAALLGPGTDMGRRIPGAEWNVGEAAAHLALANALMAELAAGQERPYGDGTPQSLAEANERSLADFGEREPVPLAAMIVEQADACLRALEEGTAEGPLVTPLGPMSSQELGAYLLTHMLGHGYDLARALGRPHMLDRARVGLTMPFMLRVMPRVADSSRITGMNARYGVRLWGGGGFGVAVSDGVLSVEERPSARPDCTIHIEPVTFLLMALGRQGQAGPLARGRILVRGRRPWLAPRFPGLFTAP; encoded by the coding sequence GTGGACTCGGTGGCGGGGCAGGATGTGCGGAGGCCGCTGCCCGACGGGCTCGGCACGGCGATACGCGGGACCGCCCGGGACATCGCCGCCCTGCTGGGTCCCGGGACCGACATGGGGCGACGGATACCCGGGGCGGAGTGGAACGTCGGCGAGGCGGCCGCGCATCTGGCGCTGGCCAACGCGTTGATGGCCGAGCTCGCGGCAGGGCAGGAGCGCCCCTACGGGGACGGCACGCCGCAGAGCCTCGCCGAGGCCAACGAGCGTTCCCTCGCGGACTTCGGGGAGCGGGAGCCGGTGCCGCTGGCCGCCATGATCGTCGAGCAGGCGGACGCCTGCCTGCGGGCGCTGGAGGAAGGGACCGCCGAGGGGCCCCTGGTCACCCCGCTCGGTCCGATGAGCTCCCAGGAGTTGGGCGCGTACCTGCTCACGCACATGCTCGGGCACGGCTACGACCTCGCCCGCGCCCTGGGCCGGCCGCACATGCTCGACCGCGCCCGGGTGGGCCTGACCATGCCGTTCATGCTCCGGGTGATGCCGCGGGTCGCCGACTCGTCCCGCATCACCGGCATGAACGCCCGCTACGGCGTACGGCTCTGGGGCGGCGGCGGGTTCGGCGTGGCCGTGTCCGACGGCGTGCTGTCCGTCGAGGAACGGCCGTCGGCCCGGCCGGACTGCACGATCCACATCGAGCCGGTCACGTTCCTCCTGATGGCGCTGGGCCGCCAGGGACAGGCCGGCCCCCTCGCGCGTGGCCGCATCCTCGTGAGGGGCCGCAGGCCGTGGCTCGCTCCCCGGTTCCCCGGCCTGTTCACCGCGCCCTGA
- a CDS encoding helix-turn-helix transcriptional regulator, with protein sequence MPTTSARLLSLLSLLQARRDWPGQLLAERLDVSPRTVRRDIDRLRELGYPIRTAKGPDGGYRLGAGTELPPVLFDDEQAVALAVALRTAAVTGAGIEEGAVRALSTVRQVMPARLRHRVDALEVTAVDRAGTTVRPQADPAVLLALSAAVRAREVLRFDYTPAWTPRPVPDTSVPHPAGGLAPDPPRRAEPHHLVTWCGRWYLVAWDLDRADWRTFRVDRIDPRTPRGPRFTPREVPGGDVVAFVAGRFRGAEARAGAGVGGSPGSRISTEAEGSDGSGGSVPFADWPCRGEVILDLPAAVVSGYASDGVVEELGPDRCRLVLGSWSWAGLAAAVARFDTEIQVVGPPELADAFARLARRCARAASLAGSDDPAGTSRPPVSP encoded by the coding sequence ATGCCGACGACATCCGCGCGACTGCTGTCCCTGCTCTCGCTCCTCCAGGCCCGCCGGGACTGGCCGGGGCAGCTGCTGGCCGAGCGCCTGGACGTCAGCCCGCGCACGGTGCGGCGGGACATCGACCGGCTGCGCGAGCTCGGCTATCCGATCCGCACCGCGAAGGGCCCCGACGGTGGCTACCGCCTCGGCGCCGGTACCGAGCTTCCGCCGGTCCTGTTCGACGACGAGCAGGCCGTGGCCCTCGCCGTGGCGCTGCGGACCGCGGCCGTCACGGGTGCGGGCATCGAAGAAGGGGCGGTACGGGCCCTCAGCACCGTCCGGCAGGTGATGCCCGCGCGGCTCCGCCATCGCGTCGACGCCCTTGAGGTCACCGCCGTGGACCGGGCGGGGACGACAGTGAGGCCGCAGGCCGACCCGGCCGTCCTCCTGGCCCTCAGCGCGGCTGTCCGCGCCCGCGAGGTCCTCCGCTTCGACTACACCCCGGCCTGGACACCCCGGCCGGTCCCGGACACCTCTGTGCCGCACCCGGCGGGCGGTCTCGCCCCGGATCCTCCGCGCCGCGCGGAACCGCACCACCTGGTGACCTGGTGCGGACGCTGGTATCTCGTCGCCTGGGACCTCGACCGGGCCGACTGGCGCACCTTCCGGGTCGACCGGATCGACCCTCGAACGCCCAGGGGCCCCCGCTTCACCCCGCGCGAGGTGCCGGGAGGAGACGTCGTCGCGTTCGTCGCCGGCAGGTTCCGGGGAGCGGAGGCTCGGGCTGGTGCCGGCGTGGGCGGTTCGCCCGGGTCTCGCATCTCCACCGAAGCCGAGGGCTCGGACGGTTCCGGCGGGTCGGTCCCCTTCGCGGACTGGCCCTGCCGGGGCGAGGTGATCCTCGACCTGCCCGCCGCCGTCGTCTCCGGGTACGCGAGTGACGGCGTCGTCGAGGAGCTGGGCCCCGACCGCTGCCGCCTGGTCCTCGGCTCGTGGTCGTGGGCCGGTCTGGCCGCGGCCGTCGCCAGGTTCGACACCGAGATCCAGGTCGTCGGACCGCCGGAGCTGGCCGACGCCTTCGCCCGGCTGGCCCGCCGCTGCGCCCGCGCCGCCTCCCTCGCCGGGAGCGACGATCCCGCGGGCACGAGCCGGCCGCCGGTGAGCCCCTGA
- a CDS encoding DinB family protein, translated as MATPPSSPSSASSAAALDGERADLLAELAAARSALTGTVLGLSDEQAGANPTVSTLCLGGLIKHVASIEEGWLRFAVEGPSALRYDLPAGVTWADMAAGTASEFPQWAIDHQNNFRMLPGETLADIVKRYEEVAARTEEVVATVPDLSATHPLPEAPWHEPGAVQSVRRVLMHVIAETAQHAGHADILRESLDGRKAT; from the coding sequence ATGGCAACGCCTCCCTCGTCCCCTTCCTCCGCCTCGTCCGCCGCCGCGCTCGACGGCGAGCGGGCCGACCTCCTCGCGGAGCTGGCGGCCGCCCGGTCCGCTCTGACCGGCACGGTGCTCGGCCTCAGCGACGAGCAGGCCGGAGCGAACCCGACGGTCAGCACTCTGTGTCTGGGCGGTCTGATCAAACACGTCGCCTCCATCGAGGAGGGCTGGCTGCGCTTCGCCGTGGAGGGCCCGTCGGCGCTGCGCTACGACCTGCCCGCCGGAGTCACCTGGGCGGACATGGCGGCCGGCACGGCGAGCGAGTTCCCGCAGTGGGCGATCGACCATCAGAACAACTTCCGCATGCTGCCCGGCGAGACCCTGGCGGACATCGTCAAGCGCTACGAGGAGGTGGCGGCCCGCACCGAAGAGGTCGTCGCCACCGTTCCCGACCTCTCGGCGACCCACCCGCTTCCCGAGGCACCCTGGCACGAGCCCGGCGCCGTGCAGAGTGTGCGCAGGGTCCTGATGCACGTCATCGCCGAGACGGCACAGCACGCCGGGCACGCGGACATCCTCCGCGAGAGCCTCGACGGCCGGAAGGCGACCTGA
- a CDS encoding discoidin domain-containing protein has protein sequence MAQPNPPHSPSRRSIVLTGSTLLAGFGLGGALPGTAVAAGRQGPVVAQGSEDELAVYRPVTVSSTDYAPTPGEFVVDRVASPGVRGTGWRAGGGDPQWISVDLQADCRVTWIRLTFEADASDPVFTPPATGNWADGTTGKEILSSYAVDFVVETSRDHTSWTSVYRTTAGTGGVVDIQLPKPTTARWVRLTSRKRSSPNPLGVNGFEVFGSAQGRRPSATGWTDWGTHAGHAPALKTAGDGTVPLESGWTLTMDDWAKGDGAALSRTDVDTRTWLPATVPGTVLASLVDQGKLPDPVSGLNNLHIPEALSRHSWWYKRDFELPRGLRTGAGRRIWLEFDGINHRADIWLNGKQVGDLLYPFARSAHDVTKLLETRGENALAVKITPMPVPGSPGDKGPAGEAWVDAGANQMNLNSPTYLASSGWDWMPAVRDRVAGIWNHVRLRSTGQVVIGDPRVDTVLPDLPDTSTAELTIVVPVRNADSADHKATVTAAFGSVRVSRTVTVPAGRSVDVVFAPDAFSGLRLRNPELWWPNGLGSARLHDLTLVAVVDGSESDRRETRFGIRQFGYEYDVPLPFVASGDAYTQSVDVGAQQARHVRVRCLTRATDWGSSLWTLSVFDSARPGTDLALHADAAASTTDEDGHAAGNVTDGDPATRWSSAYQDDQWIRVDLGATQSFDRVDLVWEQAYARTYVVQVSADGDQWRDVKSVDNTAVPLPFNSGDASLQVEEFTPRTARYVRINCGVRNTSWGISLWSLSVIDSAEPGTDLALRRTATASTQESDHPASAATDGDPGTRWSSEYADHQWLRVDLGSARRFDRVAIVWEAAYPKTYTIQVSDDGEAWTDVTSVTNTPEPLKISVNGVRVLVRGGNWGWDELLRRMPAERMDAAVRMHRDMNFTMIRNWVGSSNREEFFASCDEHGILVWNDFPNAWGMDPPDHDAFNATARDTVLRYRVHPSVVVWCGANEGNPPAAIDKGMREAVEQQAPGILYQNNSAGGIITGGGPYGWVEPEKYYEPSTYGSSSFGFHTEIGMPVVSTSASLRNMTGDEPEWPIRGAWYYHDWSERGNQAPQNYKAAIETRLGTATDLDDFARKAQFVNYENTRAMFEAWNAHLWDDASGLMLWMSHPAWHSTVWQTYDYDFDVNGTYYGARSGCEPLHVQADPRTGQVIAVNHTSRALKGAKVTARLYDLSGRQLGATRTAGVEVAAATTTRALTVGWTDDLPDLHLLRLTLEDSAGRPLSVNTYWRQRTPAALKALNSARKVKLSAAVSRLSQAGARHELTATVRNRGTAVAAMVRLSLLDRTGRERVLPTLYSDNYLWLLPGESRQVTLSWPASALASGRPSLQVEAYNSDPVLARS, from the coding sequence ATGGCTCAGCCGAATCCGCCGCACTCCCCCTCCCGACGATCGATCGTCCTCACCGGCTCGACGCTGCTGGCCGGATTCGGCCTGGGTGGCGCGTTGCCCGGTACCGCCGTGGCCGCCGGGCGCCAGGGCCCCGTCGTCGCGCAGGGGTCCGAGGACGAACTCGCCGTCTACCGGCCGGTGACCGTCTCGTCCACCGACTACGCCCCCACGCCCGGGGAGTTCGTCGTCGACCGGGTCGCCTCCCCCGGCGTGCGGGGCACCGGATGGCGGGCGGGGGGCGGCGACCCGCAGTGGATCTCGGTCGATCTCCAGGCGGACTGCCGCGTCACCTGGATCCGGCTGACCTTCGAAGCGGACGCGAGCGACCCGGTGTTCACGCCTCCGGCGACCGGGAACTGGGCCGACGGCACCACGGGCAAGGAGATCCTCTCCAGCTACGCGGTCGACTTCGTGGTCGAGACGTCCCGTGACCACACGTCGTGGACCAGCGTGTACCGCACGACGGCCGGAACCGGTGGCGTCGTCGACATCCAGTTGCCGAAGCCGACCACGGCGCGCTGGGTGCGGCTGACCTCTCGCAAGCGGTCCAGCCCCAACCCCCTGGGCGTCAACGGCTTCGAGGTGTTCGGCTCCGCTCAGGGGCGCCGCCCGTCGGCCACCGGGTGGACGGACTGGGGCACGCACGCCGGGCACGCCCCGGCGCTGAAGACGGCCGGTGACGGCACGGTGCCGCTGGAGTCCGGCTGGACGCTCACCATGGACGACTGGGCCAAGGGCGACGGCGCGGCGCTGTCGAGGACCGACGTGGACACCCGGACCTGGCTGCCGGCCACGGTGCCAGGGACCGTCCTCGCGTCCCTCGTGGACCAGGGCAAGCTGCCGGACCCGGTCTCCGGCCTGAACAACCTGCACATCCCCGAGGCCCTCTCCCGTCACTCCTGGTGGTACAAGCGGGACTTCGAGCTGCCGCGCGGCCTGCGGACGGGCGCCGGGCGCCGGATCTGGCTGGAGTTCGACGGCATCAACCACCGGGCCGACATCTGGCTCAACGGGAAGCAGGTGGGCGACCTGCTGTACCCGTTCGCCCGCTCGGCCCACGACGTGACGAAGCTCCTGGAGACCCGGGGCGAGAACGCGCTGGCGGTGAAGATCACGCCGATGCCCGTGCCCGGCAGCCCCGGTGACAAGGGACCCGCCGGTGAGGCCTGGGTCGATGCCGGCGCCAACCAGATGAACCTCAACTCCCCCACGTATCTGGCTTCTTCGGGCTGGGACTGGATGCCGGCCGTCCGCGACCGGGTCGCCGGCATCTGGAACCACGTGCGCCTGAGATCCACCGGGCAGGTCGTGATCGGTGACCCCCGGGTGGACACCGTCCTGCCGGATCTCCCCGACACCTCGACGGCCGAACTGACCATCGTCGTGCCGGTCCGCAACGCCGACAGCGCCGACCACAAGGCGACCGTCACCGCGGCGTTCGGCTCCGTACGCGTCTCCCGCACCGTCACGGTCCCGGCGGGCCGGAGCGTCGACGTCGTGTTCGCCCCCGACGCCTTCAGCGGGCTGCGGCTGCGCAACCCCGAGCTGTGGTGGCCCAACGGGCTCGGCAGCGCGCGTCTGCACGACCTGACGCTGGTCGCGGTGGTGGACGGCTCCGAGAGCGACCGGCGCGAAACCCGCTTCGGCATACGTCAGTTCGGCTACGAGTACGACGTGCCGCTCCCCTTCGTCGCCTCCGGTGACGCGTACACCCAGTCCGTGGACGTGGGCGCGCAGCAGGCCCGGCACGTCCGCGTCCGCTGCCTGACCCGGGCGACCGACTGGGGCAGTTCGCTGTGGACGCTGTCCGTCTTCGACAGTGCCCGCCCGGGCACCGACCTCGCGCTGCACGCCGACGCCGCCGCGTCCACGACCGACGAGGACGGCCACGCGGCCGGCAACGTCACGGACGGCGACCCGGCCACCCGGTGGTCCTCGGCCTACCAGGACGACCAGTGGATCCGGGTCGACCTGGGCGCCACGCAGTCCTTCGACCGCGTCGACCTGGTGTGGGAGCAGGCGTACGCGCGCACCTATGTGGTGCAGGTGTCCGCCGACGGCGACCAGTGGCGGGACGTGAAGTCCGTCGACAACACCGCCGTGCCACTGCCGTTCAACAGCGGTGACGCCAGCCTCCAGGTGGAGGAGTTCACCCCGCGCACGGCACGCTACGTGCGTATCAACTGCGGCGTACGCAACACGAGTTGGGGCATCTCTCTGTGGTCCCTCTCGGTGATCGACAGTGCCGAGCCGGGAACCGACCTCGCGCTGCGCAGGACGGCCACCGCCTCGACGCAGGAGTCCGATCACCCGGCCTCCGCCGCGACGGACGGCGACCCCGGCACGCGCTGGTCCTCGGAGTACGCGGACCACCAGTGGCTCCGGGTCGACCTCGGCAGCGCACGGCGCTTCGACCGGGTGGCCATCGTGTGGGAGGCGGCCTACCCGAAGACGTACACGATCCAGGTGTCGGACGACGGGGAGGCGTGGACCGACGTCACGTCGGTGACCAACACTCCCGAACCGCTGAAGATCAGCGTGAACGGCGTCCGGGTTCTGGTGCGCGGCGGCAACTGGGGCTGGGACGAGCTGCTGCGCAGGATGCCCGCCGAGCGGATGGACGCGGCGGTGCGGATGCACCGCGACATGAACTTCACCATGATCCGCAACTGGGTGGGGAGCAGCAACCGCGAGGAGTTCTTCGCCAGTTGTGACGAGCACGGGATCCTGGTGTGGAACGACTTCCCCAACGCCTGGGGTATGGATCCGCCGGACCACGACGCGTTCAACGCGACGGCGCGGGACACCGTACTGCGCTACCGCGTCCACCCGAGTGTGGTGGTCTGGTGCGGGGCCAACGAGGGCAATCCCCCGGCCGCCATCGACAAGGGCATGCGGGAGGCGGTCGAGCAGCAGGCTCCCGGCATCCTCTATCAGAACAACTCGGCCGGCGGCATCATCACGGGCGGTGGCCCCTACGGCTGGGTCGAGCCGGAGAAGTACTACGAGCCGTCGACGTACGGCAGCAGCAGTTTCGGCTTCCACACCGAGATCGGTATGCCGGTCGTCTCCACGTCGGCGAGTCTGCGCAACATGACGGGCGACGAGCCGGAGTGGCCGATCCGCGGTGCGTGGTACTACCACGACTGGAGCGAGCGCGGTAACCAGGCGCCGCAGAACTACAAGGCGGCCATCGAGACCCGGCTCGGTACGGCGACGGACCTCGACGACTTCGCGCGCAAGGCCCAGTTCGTCAACTACGAGAACACGCGGGCGATGTTCGAGGCGTGGAACGCGCATCTGTGGGACGACGCCAGTGGTCTCATGCTGTGGATGTCCCACCCCGCGTGGCACAGCACCGTGTGGCAGACCTACGACTACGACTTCGACGTCAACGGCACCTATTACGGGGCCCGTTCGGGCTGCGAACCCCTGCATGTGCAGGCGGATCCGCGGACCGGGCAGGTGATCGCGGTGAACCACACCAGCCGTGCGCTCAAGGGGGCGAAGGTCACCGCCCGTCTGTACGACCTGTCGGGCAGACAGCTCGGGGCCACCCGTACGGCGGGCGTGGAGGTGGCCGCCGCGACCACGACCCGGGCCCTGACCGTCGGATGGACCGACGACCTGCCGGATCTGCATCTGCTGCGGCTGACCCTGGAGGACTCGGCGGGCCGCCCGCTGTCCGTCAATACGTACTGGCGTCAGCGGACCCCGGCCGCGCTGAAGGCGCTCAACTCGGCGCGGAAGGTCAAGCTGTCGGCTGCGGTCTCCCGTCTGTCGCAGGCGGGGGCGCGCCACGAGCTGACCGCCACGGTGCGCAACCGGGGCACGGCCGTCGCGGCGATGGTCCGGCTCTCGCTGCTGGACCGGACCGGCCGGGAGCGCGTCCTGCCGACGCTGTACAGCGACAACTACCTGTGGCTCCTGCCGGGAGAGTCCCGTCAGGTGACGCTGTCCTGGCCGGCGTCAGCTCTGGCGTCCGGCCGTCCGTCCCTGCAGGTGGAGGCGTACAACAGCGATCCGGTCCTGGCCCGGTCCTGA
- a CDS encoding winged helix DNA-binding domain-containing protein, with the protein MTTVLDDRSLNRATLARQLLLDRADLSAHEAIAHLCGLQAQEPQEPYTGLWSRLRAFQPDSLSALLTGRNVVRAHLMRRTVHLLTAEDVLAWRSRHDAMLRQRVLGVYRRELDGVDLDELASAAAELMADGEPRPTSEVVRVLAARWPEPGRRALGEMVIAALVPVAQAPPRGLWRTKAGVRNVALASWLGREVDPPPQDGTDPVGEALVRRYLAAFGPASSADLRAWCGLAGLPAAVSAVRGELVSFRDERGRELLDLPDAPRPDPDTPAPVRFLPAFDNAILGYQDRGRIIDDAHRGLSVAGERVVLIDGRVAGTWGVAEHTVTVTPLHTLPNATRDAVREEARELAVFLSDGDGDRVHIARG; encoded by the coding sequence ATGACGACCGTTCTCGACGACCGGTCACTCAACCGCGCGACCCTGGCCCGCCAGTTGCTGCTCGACCGCGCCGACCTGTCGGCGCACGAGGCGATCGCGCACCTGTGCGGACTCCAGGCGCAGGAACCCCAGGAGCCGTACACCGGGCTGTGGTCACGACTGCGGGCGTTCCAACCGGATTCCCTGTCCGCCCTGTTGACCGGGCGGAACGTGGTGCGGGCGCATCTCATGCGGCGCACGGTGCACCTGCTGACGGCGGAGGACGTCCTCGCCTGGCGGTCCCGGCACGACGCCATGCTGCGTCAACGGGTGCTCGGGGTCTACCGGCGCGAACTCGACGGGGTCGACCTCGACGAACTCGCCTCGGCCGCGGCGGAGTTGATGGCGGACGGTGAGCCCCGGCCGACGTCCGAGGTGGTGCGCGTGCTGGCGGCCCGCTGGCCGGAGCCCGGGCGGCGGGCCCTGGGTGAGATGGTGATCGCCGCACTCGTCCCGGTGGCACAGGCTCCACCGCGGGGGCTGTGGCGCACGAAGGCGGGCGTGCGGAACGTCGCGCTGGCCTCGTGGCTGGGCAGGGAGGTGGACCCTCCGCCGCAGGATGGCACGGACCCCGTCGGCGAGGCGCTGGTGCGGCGCTACCTGGCCGCGTTCGGCCCGGCCTCCTCGGCGGATCTCCGTGCGTGGTGCGGGCTCGCCGGACTCCCGGCCGCGGTGTCCGCCGTACGGGGGGAGTTGGTCTCCTTCCGCGACGAGCGGGGCCGTGAACTCCTGGACCTGCCCGACGCCCCCCGTCCGGACCCGGACACCCCCGCCCCGGTGCGGTTCCTGCCGGCGTTCGACAACGCGATCCTCGGCTACCAGGATCGCGGCCGGATCATCGACGACGCCCACCGCGGTCTGTCGGTGGCCGGCGAGCGCGTGGTCCTGATCGACGGCCGCGTCGCAGGGACCTGGGGCGTCGCCGAACACACGGTGACGGTCACGCCGCTGCACACCCTGCCCAACGCAACCCGGGACGCCGTGCGGGAGGAGGCACGGGAGCTGGCGGTGTTCCTGTCGGACGGGGACGGCGATCGGGTGCACATCGCCCGGGGCTGA
- a CDS encoding glycoside hydrolase family 15 protein, translating into MADETPGARAGEGPRNGPGGRRGDAPRYLPIAEHGLIGDLRSAALVGTDGTIDWYCCGRFDAPSVFASILDADRGGSFELAADVPARAKQFYFPDTNVLITRFFADGGVGEIQDFMPVVDGSREADRHRLIRRVVCVRGTLPFRARIAPRFEYGTVPHTLHLDDGQAIFDSPALKLALTSTVPLEADGQDVWSLFKLGEGESAVFAIDRIDDDVPPRFCAVAEAEREFNATVAYWRRWLSRSRYKGRWREMVHRSALTLKLLTYAPTGAIIAAPTTSLPEQIGGERNWDYRYVWIRDAAFCVYAMLRLGFTEEAEAFMTFLSEHVRLDDPDTTAPGGPLQIMYGIDGRRDLPERELPHLEGYRGSAPVRVGNAAVGQLQLDIYGALVDSLYLYDKWGQPLSSAHWDGISALVDWVCDNWDQPDEGVWETRGGRKAFLYSRLMCWVAIERAMRLAQHRGLPADTVRWGTARDDIYRRIMSRGWSDVRRAFTQYEDSDILDASLLMMPLAKFVSPTDPKWLATLDALGEDLVSDSLVYRYDPQASPDGLQGEEGTFSICSFWYVEALTRAGRIDEARLAFEKMLTYANHLGLYAEEIGHTGEQSGNFPQAFTHLALISAAFNLDRKLG; encoded by the coding sequence ATGGCGGACGAGACTCCTGGAGCCCGGGCGGGAGAGGGGCCGCGGAATGGGCCCGGCGGGCGCCGCGGTGACGCGCCCCGGTATCTCCCCATCGCGGAGCACGGACTCATCGGCGACCTGCGCAGCGCCGCCCTGGTCGGCACGGACGGCACCATCGACTGGTACTGCTGCGGCCGCTTCGACGCGCCCAGTGTCTTCGCGTCGATCCTGGACGCCGACCGTGGCGGAAGCTTCGAGCTCGCCGCCGACGTCCCCGCGCGTGCGAAACAGTTCTACTTTCCCGACACCAACGTCCTGATCACCCGGTTCTTCGCGGACGGCGGAGTGGGCGAGATCCAGGACTTCATGCCGGTCGTGGACGGCTCGCGCGAGGCCGACCGGCACCGTCTGATCCGCCGCGTGGTGTGCGTCCGCGGCACACTGCCCTTCCGCGCCCGGATCGCCCCCCGCTTCGAGTACGGCACGGTGCCGCACACCTTGCACCTGGACGACGGCCAGGCGATCTTCGACTCGCCCGCGCTCAAGCTCGCGCTGACGTCGACCGTGCCCCTGGAGGCCGACGGGCAGGACGTGTGGTCGCTGTTCAAGCTGGGCGAGGGGGAGTCGGCGGTCTTCGCGATCGACCGGATCGACGACGACGTGCCGCCGCGCTTCTGCGCCGTGGCCGAGGCCGAGCGGGAGTTCAACGCGACCGTGGCCTACTGGCGGCGCTGGCTCTCCCGGTCGCGGTACAAGGGGCGCTGGCGCGAGATGGTGCACCGGTCGGCGCTCACCCTGAAACTGCTCACGTACGCGCCGACCGGCGCCATCATCGCCGCGCCCACCACCAGCCTGCCCGAGCAGATCGGCGGCGAGCGCAACTGGGACTACCGCTACGTGTGGATCCGCGACGCCGCCTTCTGCGTGTACGCCATGCTGCGCCTCGGCTTCACCGAGGAGGCCGAGGCGTTCATGACCTTCCTCTCCGAACACGTACGCCTCGACGATCCCGACACGACGGCGCCGGGCGGTCCGCTCCAGATCATGTACGGCATCGACGGGCGCCGTGACCTGCCCGAGCGTGAACTGCCGCACCTGGAGGGCTACCGGGGATCCGCCCCGGTGCGCGTCGGCAACGCCGCCGTCGGCCAGCTCCAGCTCGACATCTACGGGGCCCTGGTCGACTCGCTCTACCTGTACGACAAGTGGGGCCAGCCGCTCTCCAGCGCGCACTGGGACGGCATCAGCGCGCTCGTCGACTGGGTGTGCGACAACTGGGACCAGCCGGACGAGGGTGTGTGGGAGACCCGCGGCGGCCGCAAGGCGTTCCTGTACTCCCGGCTGATGTGCTGGGTGGCCATCGAACGGGCCATGCGGCTGGCCCAGCACCGCGGTCTGCCCGCCGACACCGTCCGCTGGGGCACCGCCCGCGACGACATCTACCGGCGCATCATGAGCCGGGGCTGGTCCGATGTGCGCCGGGCCTTCACCCAGTACGAGGACAGCGACATCCTCGACGCGTCCCTTCTGATGATGCCGCTCGCCAAGTTCGTCTCCCCGACCGACCCGAAGTGGCTGGCCACCCTCGACGCGCTGGGCGAGGACCTGGTCTCCGACTCGCTCGTCTACCGCTACGACCCGCAGGCGAGCCCCGACGGCCTTCAGGGCGAGGAGGGCACCTTCTCGATCTGCTCCTTCTGGTACGTCGAGGCGCTCACCCGCGCGGGCCGTATCGACGAGGCCCGGCTCGCCTTCGAGAAGATGCTCACGTACGCCAACCACCTCGGCCTGTACGCGGAGGAGATCGGCCACACCGGGGAGCAGAGCGGGAACTTCCCCCAGGCCTTCACCCATCTCGCCCTGATCAGCGCCGCCTTCAACCTGGACCGCAAGCTCGGCTGA